Within Oreochromis niloticus isolate F11D_XX linkage group LG2, O_niloticus_UMD_NMBU, whole genome shotgun sequence, the genomic segment atgtttgacacccctggtgtaACATTTGTATTTCTCCGCCTCTGTTAAGGGGAGGGCTCTGCTCTGTTGACAGTTGTAAACCCAGCACACACCCACACTGCTCACAGACTCCCGCCGAGCTGTAAGTACGCGCTGCTTCATCTCTGCGTCCTCTGCGCGCACGCCTGAGCTCCAAATCAGGACCGAAGCAAGAACCCGCCGGAACCAGTGGCGAGCAGGAGGACACTGGAATATGGGATCTAACGCGATGGACAGTATGAACCTGTCTCAGGATCAAATTGCTATCCTGGAGGAGAATTTCAACAAAGTCAGCAAGCATCCGGACGGCACGACGCTCATGCTGATCGCAGCGGAGTGCGGACTGTCAGAGGAGGAAACACAAGTGAGTAAAaccgaaaaaaaaaataaaataaaataaaaaaaatccacagtCTCTCTTTAGTGTCTGTGTGAGCGGGAATGCTTTAAAACAGTGTGGAGTTCCGTTTTCCCGATGTTACTGATCTGGGAGGCTTATCGATAAGGAGCTGTTTAAACGTTAGTGTTGAGCAAACATAGGACACCTTGAAGTTATTATCTCCATGGAGATCACCGTGACAGGCTTGTGGAGACTGACAGTAGTGATTATTGTTACTCAAGCATTTAATAATAGTCATTATCTTATAACATAAACTGGAAACATTTTAATAGGAAAAAGTGCGAATAAAAATACCCGCATTCCAActaaaaatgtagttttaatATTCAAATACTGTTCAAGGCTGAAAAACGCCTGTTCATAAAAAGCATTAGTCTTTTATCATAATACTTTTACTATAGTAGGAAGTACTTTGTTTCATTCTGAGATGTATTAAAGTAGCACTTTATTGAATGTACTTTCCGTTTGTGCAGTTTTCAGAAG encodes:
- the hopx gene encoding homeodomain-only protein; the encoded protein is MGSNAMDSMNLSQDQIAILEENFNKVSKHPDGTTLMLIAAECGLSEEETQKWFKLRNAQWRQSEGLPAKQGSVLD